TTCGATTCTCAAGTTGGGGTGACAGAAATTTTTGCCAAAACTAATCGAGTCCCATAATGTCTTTTGATCCAAGGCGGCCATTAGCAGCCCTCGAAAAACGAAATGCTTTAATATATCGGGTCGGCGCGCAATTCAGACCACGCAACTTTCTCAACAAGATCTGGCGCAAACTTTGCAACAACTGTGTGGATAACATCGCTGTACCAGTCAGGCGCAAAGGGGCTAATGATGACTCTGTCGAGTGTGATATCAGGATTCCAGTCCATTTCGTGTCCCTTTGGGGACAGTCCACTACCGCTGGAACCCAATAGCATATCGGTTTCTTCTTGAAGCCACCGGAAGAGTCGAATTTCCTGTTCATGCTTAAATGCAAGACGTTTATGCATAATTGGCTGTAACCAGTTTTCATCAGGTAGAAGTTCTGAACCGTAATCGAGGTAGTTGACAGCACCCAATCGCGTTGCAGCATCTGTGATCGAGTCGTTCAGTCTACCAAACGTCGTCATCATCGCTACACCTTCGTTTTGGCCACAATACAGCCGCCACATTGCCTCGGATTCGTCACCGTGCCGCCAACAGTTTATATAAGAGCTATGGATGTAAGCGAGACGCAAAGCGCGCATCCGAGGAGACACTTGTCGAGAAACCTCCTCTCTACTCAATACAACACCGTGTTTGTCGCCCATGTTCTTCATAACATCAAGCATGCGCGACTGATCGCGTTGAGGAACAGAACCTTCGAACCGGTCCCCTAACCGGTCTGCTCGGCAAAGATAAAGTTTTCGATTAGACAATGTCCAGATGAATTTAGCTAAATCTGTATAACGCCAGACCGGTACATCGCTTTCCAGTAGTGGGAATGCGGGGTGAGGTATATCTTTTTTCCAAGGAGAATTGTTATTCATCGGCTTCTGCATAAGTGTACGTGACAAGGCGACACAGCGTCACTCACGAGTGCCTATTATTGGCCGAAAGCAGACCAATTGGATACGTTCTCCGGGTTGGCGGTTGTAGTTTCAAAGTCGCCATGTACACTGATTGAGGGCATCAGAGATGCCCTGGAGAAGTTCTCCAATTGGTTCATTCCTGAGTCCCCTTCTATCTTTTCTTGAATAGGAGGCAATACCATGAACATGAGCATCTTTGTAGGACCCGCAGACTGGAAATGGCGTCGATATCGGGAAGAGTGCCGAAAGGGGGCCGTCTTCAGCACGACCTACGCAACGATTGGAATCTTCCACGTTTTCTTTTCACGTAAGATTCGGTAAGGGCCAGCGCCCGGTTCTCTCAAGGTCGTCCCATTGAGCGGCCTTGGGGGAGCCTTCGAATCGACTCAGAAACCAAAGTCTAGCTTCTCAATGGCTTCCCTTAGAGTCTCGATTTCCGGGCCTGCGGAGTAAATCGAGAAGGTGAGTTTCGAGGGTGTGTGTCCTGATATGGACTGAATGACTCGTGCGTCTACGCCAGCCCGGTCGAGAGCCGTTATAGCTGTATGTCGGAGGGTATAGAACACAACCGCCTTGTCCGTTGTGATGTTCTT
The sequence above is drawn from the Pseudomonadota bacterium genome and encodes:
- a CDS encoding DUF2971 domain-containing protein produces the protein MNNNSPWKKDIPHPAFPLLESDVPVWRYTDLAKFIWTLSNRKLYLCRADRLGDRFEGSVPQRDQSRMLDVMKNMGDKHGVVLSREEVSRQVSPRMRALRLAYIHSSYINCWRHGDESEAMWRLYCGQNEGVAMMTTFGRLNDSITDAATRLGAVNYLDYGSELLPDENWLQPIMHKRLAFKHEQEIRLFRWLQEETDMLLGSSGSGLSPKGHEMDWNPDITLDRVIISPFAPDWYSDVIHTVVAKFAPDLVEKVAWSELRADPIY